The genomic region AGGAGCTCGGCCGCGCCAAGCGCATCACGGTGGACAAGGACAACACCACCCTCGTGGACGGCGCCGGCAAGAAGGAGGAGATCGAGGCCCGGGTGAAGGTGATCCGGGGCCAGATCGAGGAGACCACCAGCGACTACGACCGGGAGAAGCTGCAGGAGCGGCTCGCCAAGCTGGTCGGCGGGGTGGCAGTCATCAACGTGGGCGCCGCCACCGAGGTGGAGATGAAGGAGAAGAAGGCCCGGGTGGAGGACGCGCTGCACGCCACCCGCGCCGCGGTCGAGGAGGGCATCGTCCCCGGCGGCGGCGTCGCCTTCCTGCGCTGCCTCGAGGCGCTGCAGGGGCTGAAGCTCCCGGAGGCGCAGCAGCGCGGCGTCGAGATCGTGCGGAAGGCGGTGGAGTTCCCCGCCCGCCGCATCGCCCAGAACGCCGGCTGGGAGGGGGCGGTGGTGGTCGGCAAGATCCGCGAGGGCAAGGGCGCCTTCGGCTTCAACGCCGCCAAGGAGGAGTTCGAGGACCTCGTGAAGGCGGGCGTCATCGACCCGACCAAGGTGGAGCGGACCGCCCTCCAGAACGCCGCGTCGGTGGCGAGCCTGCTCCTCACCACCGAGGCGCTCGTGGCCGACAAGCCGCCCAAGAAGAAGGCCGGCGCGCCCGCCGGCGGGATGGGCGGCATGGGCGGGATGGGCGGCGGCATGGACGACATGGACTACTAGGCGCGACGGCGGCGCGGGGGGCACCCGGGTGATCCGGGGCCCCCCGCCCTCGGCCGGGGAGGGTCAGCGGTTCCCGCCAGAGACGTGGAGCGTCTCGCCCGTGATCCACCCGGAGTCGCCCGACGCCAGGAAGACGGCGACCGGCCCCACGTCTTCGGGCTGGCCGATCCGGCCGAGCGGCGTCTGCACCTCGATCTGCTTGCGGAAGTCGCCCTGCGCGAAACCCGCGGCGCGCACCCCCTCGGTCTCCACCATGCCGGGATTGATGGAGTTGACCCGAATCTTCCGGGGCCCGAGCTCCTTCGCCAGCGCCCGGGTGGCCGCGTCGACGGCCGCCTTCGTCGCGCTGTAGACCGAGGTGTTCGCAGGGGCGGCGGTGGCGGCCACCGAGCTGATGTTGATGATGCTGCCGCCCTCGGGGCCGAGGTGCTTGATGGCCTCCTGCGTGGCCAGGATCAGCCCCAGCACGTTGATGTCGAACTGCCGGTGGAAGTGCCTCGCGGTGACCTCCTCGAGGGACGCGAACTCGTAGACCCCTGCGTTGTTGACGAGGACGTCGAGCCGTCCGAAGGCCCGCCGGGTCTCGGCGAACAGCCGCCGGACGTCCTCGGGCTGGGCCACGTCGGCCCGGACCGCGACGGCCCTGCCTCCCTCGCGGGCGATGTCGGCGACGACCCGCGCGGCGCCCTCGTGGTCCGAGACGTAGTCGACGACGACGGCGGCCCCCTCCGCGGCGAGGTGCCGGGCGATCGACGCTCCGATGCCCTTCGACGCGCCAGTGACGACCGCGACCTTCCCTTCGAGCTTCTGAGACATCGGCGTGCTCCTTGGTGGTGGTGATCGTTGTGTATCGATCGGTACAGAACGTAGGAGCGGTGGACCGGCGCGTCAAGCGCCAGTAATGTACCTTTCGGTATACGATCCTCCGAGGTCGACCTTCCGATGGGACGCCCGCGCGTATTCGACGTGGATGAAGCGCTGGATCGCGCCCTGCGCGTCTTCTGGCGCAAGGGGTACGAGGGCACGTCCCTCTCCGACCTCACGCGGGCCATGCGCATCAGCCGGCCCAGCCTCTACGCCGCGTTCGGCAACAAGGAGCAGCTCTTCCGCAGGGTCCTCGACCGCTACGCCGAGGGGCCCGCGGCCTACGTCGGGGAGGCCCTCGCCGAGCCGACCGCGCGCGCGGTGGTGGAGCGGTTGTGGCGCGGGGCCGTCGACCAGCTGACCGCGCCGCGATCCCCGCGCGGCTGCCTCCTGGTGCAGGGCGGCCTCGCCTGCGGGGACGAGGCCCAGCCGATCCGCCGGGAGCTGGCGATGCGGCGGGACGCGGGGGTGGCCGCGCTGCGCGCGCGCTTCGAGCGGGCGGTGGCCGAGCACGACCTGCCTCCCGGCTCGGACCCCGGCGAGCTCGCGCGCTACGCCGCGGCGGTGGGCCACGGGATGGCCGTGCTGGCGGCGGGTGGCGCGGGCCGGGAGGAGCTGGCGCGGGTCGCGGAGCGGGCGCTCCGCGCCTGGCCGAGCTGAGGGGAAGGCGCCGGGGCGGATTGGCCGGCGAGGCTGCCGGACGTCGGGGCGGGGAGGATGCGGGACGTCTGGGGCGGCGCTCATCCCCAGCTCTCCCCCTGCCCGGAGGGAGCGCCGATGGAGCCTGTCGTCACTGCCTCGGTCTTGTCTCCCTCGCCCGTGGTGTCCGCCACACTTCCGCTCTCCGAAGGAGAGCCCCTTCAGCACTCCGCCACCGCGGCTGCACTGCAGCTCTCCCCTCCGGTTGCGGCACCGCGGTTCGCCACCTCCGGTGCGCCAACGGCCACTTGCCCTCCCGAACGAGAGGGGGCTCAGGACGGACGCCTGGGGAGGCCCGCGCACCGAGCCGCCCGGAGGTTCGCCCGCTGTCCGCTGACAGCTATTGGCGCGAAGAGGACGGCCGACGCTGCGAGAGCCGCTGGCAGCTAGGGTTGGACCACGTCGTGCCAGTGGCGCTCGGCGGTCCCTCGACGGTCGAGAACGTCCGGCTTGCGTGCCGGGTCCATCACCTCGCGAGCGCCGAGCAGGTCTTCGGGCGGGAGCACATGGCCCGGTTTCGGCGGAAGCCGCCCCGGGCGGGTGAAACCAGGTCGTGACGGCGGCGCGGCGGCGCTGCCCTGTGTCGAAGACCAAGCGGGCGGGTCCACCAGCGCCGAAGACCGCCGGTCACGTAGCGCCACCGCGCCGCTTCGCCCGCGCGCCTCCCCGCGCCGTGCTACCCGCCCCGGGCTACCTCGCCGGCGCCGGCGGCAGGTCCTTCGACGCGAGGTAGACCACGTTCCGCGTCGAGCGCTTGCCGCGGTACATGGCCCGGTCGGCGAGGTCGAGCACCTCGGCCTTGTCGCGGGTGTGCTCGGGGAAGCTCGCGAGGCCGATGGAGGCGGTGATGTGCACCCGCGCCGACTCGCGCGACAGGAAGACGTGGTCCTCGATGGCGCGCCGGATGCGCTCCGCCACCTTGAGCCCCACGCCGGAGTCGATCCCCATGAGCACCGCCACGTACTCGTCGCCGCCGTAGCGCGCCACCACGTCGTCGTCGCGGACGCAGGCCTTGAGGACCCGGGCCACCTCCACGAGCAGCTTCGAGCCGTTGAGGTGGCCGTGGGTGTCGTTCACCGACTTGAAGCGGTCGAGGTCCATGAAGAGCACGGTGAAGGGCCGGCCGTTCTGGATCTCCCGCTCGAGCGCCAGGTCGAGGAAGCGGACGTTGTAGAGGTGCGTGAGGTCGTCGAGGTAGGCGAGGTGCTCCACCTGCTTGAGCTGGCCGAACGTGCGGAGCGCCAGCCCGAAGTGGCGGCAGACGAACTGGGCGCCGCCGAGCCGTTCCGCGGTCGGGGGCGCGGGTGCGATCACCGCCGCGACGGCCAGCACCACCTGTCCGTCGGTCACCGGGAAGAGGACCGGGACGCCCATCCCCTCGACCGCCGGCAGCACGGTCGGCTCGGCGGGCGAGAGGCCGGCGAGGCGCGGCGCGCTCGCGGCCACGAGCGCCTCCGCCTCCGCGTCGCCGAGCGCGTGCCGCCCCGCCGCGGCCACGGCGCCGGCGCGCGTCCGCTCGAGCAGGACCGCCCCCCGGCCGCCGCACTCCGAGGCGACCGCGGCGAGCGCCATCTGCACGAGCTTGTCGCGCTCCATGCTGGCGGCGAGCCGCTGGCAGGTCTCGAAGAGCTGCAGGTGCGCGCGCAGGGCCTTGTTCTCGGCGAGGAGCGCGCGGGTGGAGAGGCAGCGCTGGACCGCGACCTGCAGCGCCTCCGGCGTGACCGGCTTCACGAGGTAGTCGCTCGCGCCGGACTTCATGGCCCGGACCGCCGGGTCCACCCGGTCGAGGGCGGTGATGACGAGCGCCTCGATGTCGGGGTCGAGCTGCTTCGCCGCCGCGAGGAGCTCGAGCCCGTCCGAGCCGGGCAGGATCACGTCGGTGATGAGGACGTCGAAGCGGCGGGCCCGCAGCGCCTCGAGCGCGGCGGCGGCGTCCTCGGCCACCGCCACCTCGTAGCCGGTGGCGCGGAGGTAGTCGGAGTAGACCGTCCGCGCGAAGCGCTCGTCGTCGACGAGGAGCACCGAGTGGGCCATCGCCTGCTGTATACCATGAAGCGTGGACTCACTCCCGGCCCAGCGGCAGGCGCTCCTGTTCGAGGCGGGCGGTGTGCGCCTCGCGCTCCGTCTCTCCCACGTGCGGAAGATCGTCGCCGCTCCGGGCGACGAGGCGGAGCTCTCGGTGGACGGGCTCGCCATGGCGGCGCTGCCGGTGGCGGTCGCCCTGGGACGCCCCTTCCGGCCGTGCGCCTTCGCGGTGGTCACCGAGTCGTCGCCCCCCACCGCGCTCCGGGTCGAGCGGCTGCTCGGCATCCTCGACCTGGAGGCCGCCGAGGTGTTCCAGCTCCCGGCGCGGTCGCTGCTCCCGCAGCCGCCGCCCTTCCTCGCGGCCATCGTGGCGCGAGGGGAGCTCTCCCTCGAGCTCTCCCCGGAGGCGCTCGGGTGGGCGGCGGTGAACCCCGCCGCCGAGCCGCTCGCCCCGCCTCCGGAGGCGCCGCCCGCCCCGGGGCGCGAGCTCCTCTTCGAGCGGGCCGGCCAGGTGTACGCCGTGCCGCTGCCCCTGCTGGTGCAGGTGGTGGAGCAGCCGCGCGTGCACCCGGTGCCCCTCACGCCGCCGGTCCACCTGGGCCTCCTCTACCAGGGCAGGGCGCTGCACGCGGCCTTCGACCTCGCCGCCATCTACGGCGACGCGCCGCCCGCGGCGGGGCCGGCGGCGCTGCTCGTGGACGCGGGCGGGCTCGCCGTGGCGGTGTTCGCCGACCGCGTGCTCGGAGCCACCGAGGCCCCGCGCGACGCGGCCGTGCGCCGGCCGACCTGGGACGCGCTCTTCGCCACGTGAGGCGGCGCGGCCTCGCCCTCCTCCGGCGCGCCGGAAACGCCCGTCAATCCTTGACATGGGTGAAAGCAGGGGGTTACTGCTAACGGACCTTTCCGCGGGAAAAACATGCCCAAGAACCTGCTCGTGGCGGACGACTCCATCACCATCCAGAAGGTGGTGGGGATCGCGTTCGCCCGCGAGGACGTCCGGATCACGGCGGTCGACAACGGAGAGGACGCGCTGGCGCGCGCCCGCGAGCTCCAGCCCGACGCCATCCTGGCCGACGTCCTCATGCCCCGCAGGAACGGCTACCAGCTGTGCGAGGCGGTGAAGAGCGATCCCGAGCTGGCGCACATCCCGGTGATGCTGCTCGCTGGCACCTTCGAGGCCTTCGACGAGGCGCTGGCGTCCCGGGTCGGCGCCGACGCGCACATCCTCAAGCCCTTCCAGACGCAGGCGCTCATCGACCAGGTGAACGCGCTCCTCGCGGCCGGGCCCTCGCGCCGGCCCGTCGCCGCGGTCGCCGCGCCCGAGCCGCCTCCGGCCCCCGCCGCCTTCGTCCCGCCGCCGGTGCCGCGACCCGGCACCGCCGTCCCGCCGGCCGGCGCCGTCCCGAGCTTCGAGCCCGCGGCCGTGCCGCCGCCCCCGCCGCCCGTCTTCGCGCCGCCGCCGGCGTTCGACTTCGCCCCACCGGCGCCGGAGCCCGCCTTCTTCGCTTCCCCGGCCGAGCCCGAGCCCATCCTCGAGCTCGCGCCGGAGCCGGCGCCGGCCGACCCGGTCCTGGAGGCCGAGCCTGCCCTCGAGGCGGAGCCGATCCTCGAGGCCGAGCCGGTGCTCGACTCGGAGCCGGTCCTCGAGGCCGCGCCGCTCGAGCCCGAGCCGCTGCTGGAGCTGGAGGAGCCGCTCGCGCCGGCGCCCGTCGCGCTGCAGCCGGCCGAGGCCGATCCGTTCGGCGAGATCGACATCGACACCGACGACCTGGTCGAGCCGGAGGCGGAGGCCCCGGCTCCGGCGCTCGAGGCCTTCTCCGTCGAGGCCGCCGCCGATCCGTCCGAGGCGCTCTTCGGCGACGAGCCGCTCGCCGCCGCCCCCGTCGAGCCGCTCGCGCCCGAGGCCTTCGCGGTGGTGGAGCCTGAGCCGCTCGAGCCGCCCGCCCTCGAGGCCGTCGAGGGCGGCGCCCTCGTGGAGCCCGAGCCGATGCCGCTCGAGCTCGAGGTCATCGGCGAGATCACGCGAGACCTCCCGGTCGCCCAGCCGGTCGAGCCGACTCCCGCCGAGGCGCCGTACGAGCTCGGCACTGTGGAGGAGCCCGCCCGGGAGGAGCCGTTCGAGCTGGGTGAGCCGGCTCCCGCGAGCGAGGAGGCCCCCGTCGAGCTCGGCGAGGTCGAGCCGGTCCCAGAGGCGGCCCCTCTCGAGCTCGGGCAGCTCGAGCCGATCTCCGAGGTGGCGCCCCTCGAGCTCGGCGAGCCGGAGCCGGATCTCGGCGCCGCGCCGTTCGAGCTCGCCGCCGGCGCGCCGGAGGAGCCCTTCCAGCTGGGCGCCCCCGAGCCCGCGGCCGAGGTGCCGTTCGAGCTCGCCGCCGGCGCGCCGGAGGAGCCCTTCCAGCTGGGCGGCGTCGAGCCTGCGGCCGAGGCGCCATTCGAGCTCGCTGCCGGTGCTCCGGAAGAGCCCTTCCAGCTGGGCGGTGCCGAGCCCGCGGCCGAGGTGCCGTTCGAGCTCGGGTCTGTCGAGGGCGCCACCGAGCCGTCGTTCGAGCTCGGGGCCCCCGAGGCCATCGGCGAGGCCGCGGCCGACCTGGGCGAGCCGGCGGGCGACCTCCGCTCCGAGCGCGACGCCCTGTTCGGCGGACCCGCGCCGGCCGAGCTCGGCGAGGACCCGTACGGCCTGGAGCCGGCGGCCCCGCTGCCGCTCGAGCTCGGCGCCCCGGAGCTGGCGATCGCGGAGCTGGGCGCCCCGGCGCTCGAGCTCGAGCCGGCCGCCGCGGCCGCGCAGGCGCTCGCGCCCGGGGTGGCCCCGGAGCAGGACGGCGGCGAGGCGGCCTTGCGAGCCGCCCTCGCGGGCGCCTCCCGCGAGGTGGTCGAGCGGATCGCCTGGGAGGTGGTACCGCAGCTCGCCGAGGCGATCATCCGCGAGCGGCTCGATCAGCTGATGAAGGAGAAGCTCGGGCGCTAGCGCCCGGGCTTCCTCGAGGACCAAACCGAGAGCAGCGCCCGGCCCCGGTGAACCCGGCGCCGCGGGCGAATCCAGGGAGATCGAAGTGGCAGAAGAGTCGAGGGCAGAGGGGGCGGTGGAGCTCGCGAAGGCGTACGACCACCGCGAGGTGGAGGCGCGCTGGTACCGCTTCTGGATGGAGGGGGGCTGGTTCCACGGCGACGAGCACGATCGCGCGCGACCCCCGTTCTCCATCGTCCTGCCGCCGCCGAACGTGACCGGCTCCTTGCACCTCGGCCACGCGCTCACCGCCACGCTGCAGGACGTGCTCTGCCGCTGGAAGCGGATGAGCGGCTTCAACGTGCTCTGGCTGCCCGGCACCGACCACGCCGGCATCGCCACGCAGATGATCGTGGAGAAGGAGGTCCAGCGCACCGAGGGCAAGAGCCGCCACGACCTGGGCCGCGCCGAGTTCCTCGAGCG from Anaeromyxobacter paludicola harbors:
- a CDS encoding chemotaxis protein CheW, with the protein product MDSLPAQRQALLFEAGGVRLALRLSHVRKIVAAPGDEAELSVDGLAMAALPVAVALGRPFRPCAFAVVTESSPPTALRVERLLGILDLEAAEVFQLPARSLLPQPPPFLAAIVARGELSLELSPEALGWAAVNPAAEPLAPPPEAPPAPGRELLFERAGQVYAVPLPLLVQVVEQPRVHPVPLTPPVHLGLLYQGRALHAAFDLAAIYGDAPPAAGPAALLVDAGGLAVAVFADRVLGATEAPRDAAVRRPTWDALFAT
- a CDS encoding response regulator, with amino-acid sequence MPKNLLVADDSITIQKVVGIAFAREDVRITAVDNGEDALARARELQPDAILADVLMPRRNGYQLCEAVKSDPELAHIPVMLLAGTFEAFDEALASRVGADAHILKPFQTQALIDQVNALLAAGPSRRPVAAVAAPEPPPAPAAFVPPPVPRPGTAVPPAGAVPSFEPAAVPPPPPPVFAPPPAFDFAPPAPEPAFFASPAEPEPILELAPEPAPADPVLEAEPALEAEPILEAEPVLDSEPVLEAAPLEPEPLLELEEPLAPAPVALQPAEADPFGEIDIDTDDLVEPEAEAPAPALEAFSVEAAADPSEALFGDEPLAAAPVEPLAPEAFAVVEPEPLEPPALEAVEGGALVEPEPMPLELEVIGEITRDLPVAQPVEPTPAEAPYELGTVEEPAREEPFELGEPAPASEEAPVELGEVEPVPEAAPLELGQLEPISEVAPLELGEPEPDLGAAPFELAAGAPEEPFQLGAPEPAAEVPFELAAGAPEEPFQLGGVEPAAEAPFELAAGAPEEPFQLGGAEPAAEVPFELGSVEGATEPSFELGAPEAIGEAAADLGEPAGDLRSERDALFGGPAPAELGEDPYGLEPAAPLPLELGAPELAIAELGAPALELEPAAAAAQALAPGVAPEQDGGEAALRAALAGASREVVERIAWEVVPQLAEAIIRERLDQLMKEKLGR
- a CDS encoding TetR/AcrR family transcriptional regulator; amino-acid sequence: MGRPRVFDVDEALDRALRVFWRKGYEGTSLSDLTRAMRISRPSLYAAFGNKEQLFRRVLDRYAEGPAAYVGEALAEPTARAVVERLWRGAVDQLTAPRSPRGCLLVQGGLACGDEAQPIRRELAMRRDAGVAALRARFERAVAEHDLPPGSDPGELARYAAAVGHGMAVLAAGGAGREELARVAERALRAWPS
- a CDS encoding SDR family NAD(P)-dependent oxidoreductase, with amino-acid sequence MSQKLEGKVAVVTGASKGIGASIARHLAAEGAAVVVDYVSDHEGAARVVADIAREGGRAVAVRADVAQPEDVRRLFAETRRAFGRLDVLVNNAGVYEFASLEEVTARHFHRQFDINVLGLILATQEAIKHLGPEGGSIINISSVAATAAPANTSVYSATKAAVDAATRALAKELGPRKIRVNSINPGMVETEGVRAAGFAQGDFRKQIEVQTPLGRIGQPEDVGPVAVFLASGDSGWITGETLHVSGGNR
- a CDS encoding diguanylate cyclase, producing the protein MAHSVLLVDDERFARTVYSDYLRATGYEVAVAEDAAAALEALRARRFDVLITDVILPGSDGLELLAAAKQLDPDIEALVITALDRVDPAVRAMKSGASDYLVKPVTPEALQVAVQRCLSTRALLAENKALRAHLQLFETCQRLAASMERDKLVQMALAAVASECGGRGAVLLERTRAGAVAAAGRHALGDAEAEALVAASAPRLAGLSPAEPTVLPAVEGMGVPVLFPVTDGQVVLAVAAVIAPAPPTAERLGGAQFVCRHFGLALRTFGQLKQVEHLAYLDDLTHLYNVRFLDLALEREIQNGRPFTVLFMDLDRFKSVNDTHGHLNGSKLLVEVARVLKACVRDDDVVARYGGDEYVAVLMGIDSGVGLKVAERIRRAIEDHVFLSRESARVHITASIGLASFPEHTRDKAEVLDLADRAMYRGKRSTRNVVYLASKDLPPAPAR